One window of Mycobacteriales bacterium genomic DNA carries:
- a CDS encoding helix-turn-helix domain-containing protein: MEDREASRGSVDRRVERGRETRERLIAAGRRLFGERGYEATSIEAILAAAGVARGALYHHFDTKEALFDAVLDRLVAEIADTAAEAARGATDPVEGLRAGCSAWLRMALDPAVQRIALVDPPGVVGWTRWRELDERHTLGRLRANLHAIAAAGRLPAEQADVLAHMVLASVNEAALMIARADDPEAALAAGQAAVDTLLGRLAD, from the coding sequence GTGGAGGACCGCGAAGCGAGCCGCGGCTCGGTCGACCGCCGCGTGGAGCGGGGCCGCGAGACCCGCGAGCGCCTGATCGCGGCCGGCCGCCGCCTGTTCGGCGAGCGCGGCTACGAGGCGACCTCGATCGAGGCGATCCTCGCGGCGGCGGGCGTCGCCCGCGGCGCGCTGTACCACCACTTCGACACGAAGGAGGCGCTCTTCGACGCGGTCCTCGACCGCCTCGTGGCCGAGATCGCCGACACCGCCGCCGAGGCGGCGCGCGGCGCGACCGACCCGGTCGAGGGCCTGCGCGCGGGCTGCTCGGCGTGGCTGCGCATGGCGCTCGACCCGGCCGTGCAGCGGATCGCGCTGGTCGACCCGCCCGGGGTCGTCGGCTGGACGCGCTGGCGCGAGCTCGACGAGCGGCACACGCTCGGCCGCCTGCGCGCGAACCTCCACGCGATAGCGGCCGCGGGCCGCCTGCCCGCCGAGCAGGCCGACGTGCTCGCGCACATGGTGCTCGCGTCGGTGAACGAGGCGGCGCTGATGATCGCGCGGGCCGACGATCCCGAGGCGGCGCTCGCCGCCGGGCAGGCGGCGGTCGACACGCTTCTCGGTCGCCTCGCGGACTAG